TGCCAGATAGCGACTTTACCAACACTTTCAATCCAATTAAGCGAAAACGTAAGGCGCATAATATAAAGTCCAACCAAAATCATAAACACACCGCTTAATATTGATAAAGCATGTGAAAATGAGGTTGATTGCGAAGCAAACTGCTGACTGATGCCTGCTGCCAGAGCACCGGCGATGCAATAGCTTAGTACGCGGCCTAAATTATAGAGTAGGGTATAGCGTTTAATTTGTGCTTTGTCTTTAACGGCGAGCGTTAATGATGACGCAACACCGCCACACATTGCTAAGCAGTGTCCGCTGCCTAACAACCCCATAATAAGCGCTGATATTAAGTGACTAGTTGTCATTACTTTTGTTGTGCTGCTCTTTATCGTCTTCGAATAATATGCTGTGTGCTTGTTTATCAAGATTATTAAACTGCTCACTGCGAACAGCCCAAAAGAACACGCCAATTGCGACAATTACCAACAAAATAGCGATGGGAATTAATACATAAATAATGCTCACTGTTACGTGCCCCTTTATTTAAGTAAACGTAATGAATTACCGATTACAATTAGTGAACTTGCCGACATACCGATAACAGCTACCCATGGCGGTACCATACCCATTGCCGCAAGTGGTAATATAGAACCATTGTAACATAGCGAAATAGCAAGGTTTTGCTTTATCACTCGGCGAGTCAATTTAGCGGTATTAAATAATCGACTGATGCCATTAAGTTCGCTGTTTAGCAAAACAACATCGGCGGTGTTTTTCGATATATCTGCACCCGATGCCATCGCAATTGATAAATGCGCGCTATTAAATACCGGGCTGTCATTCACGCCATCACCGACCATAGCAACAATTTTGCCTTGATGCGAAAGTTGCTCAACCTCTTTTTGTTTATCGCTTGGGCTACAACCTGTTTTTACATGATCAATATCTAAGCTTGATACTAGTTGTTTACCTGCAAGTGAAGGGTCGCCCGTTAAAACTTGCAGCTGTAAATTATTAGCTTTAAGTGCACTTAAGGTATCTGCCGCATGGTCGCGAATTTTATCCTGCAATTTAAAGCCCGCGATCACGCGCTCGTTTAGGTATAAAAACACGTCGTGCGTTGTATCTGCTACTTGGCAATGCCAGTTTGCTTTACCGATAGCAACAGTTTGCTGTTGGAATTCTGCAGAGATACCTTTTCCTGTTTCAATTTCAACATCACTAATTGCGACAGGTGGCACATCTAATTCGGTAAAAGCTTTACTAATAGGGTGCTCTGAATAGGTTTCCAAGGTTTTTGCCAGCGCGTAAACCTGTTCTAATGACACGCTGTCATCAAACAATTTGGTATCAAGTAAGGTGAATTTACCTTCGGTTAACGTACCCGTTTTATCAAACGCAATATCAGTAACCTTAGTTAAGGTTTCGAGCACGTGGGAGCGTTTAATTAGTACTCCTTGCTGGGTGAGTTTGGCAACAGCACAGGTAAGTGCTGTGGGGATAGCTAAACTCAGAGCACATGGACAGGTAGCTACCAGTACTGCGATGGTCACCCAAAACGCATGTTCTGGTTCGATGTGGTACCACGAAAAAGCGGTAATCGATGCAAATACAAGTAAACATGCCACAAACCATTGCGCCACTTTATCGGTAATTTCTGCGATTTTAGGGCGCGAAGTGAGCGCTTGATGTTGCAGGCGGACTATCTGATTGATAAGAGTGTCTTGCCCAATTTGGTTAACTTCAATGCTAATAACGCCATCATGATTGACCGTGCCGGCATAAACTTGGTCGCCAACCGTTTTTGCAACGGCGGCGTGTTCGCCTGTCATCATTGCTTCGTCAACAGACGTTTTACCGTCAATTAAAATACCATCCGCAGGGATTGTTTCACCTGCTTTGATCATCACTTTGTCGTTTAATTTAAGACGTTTTGCCGCAATGATTTCTTCTTCATCATTTACTAAACGGGCGGTAAGCGGTAACAGTTTTTGCAAGTTGGCAGTAAACTCAGAGGCTTTTAATCGGGCGCGGAATTCTAGATATTTACCTAACAATAATAAGAAGGTAAACATGCAGATAGATTCAAAATACACTTCGCCAGTTTCAAACACGGTTGCCCAGCAACTTGCACCATACGCACCAAAAATAGCAAGTGATACCGGTAAGTCCATATTCAGTTGCTTGGCTTTTAAACCGCGAATAGCTGACGTAAGAAATGGTAGGGCAGAGTAGAGAATAACCGGTGTGGCAAGCACTAAGCTGATCCAACGGAAGTATTGTTCAAAGCCTTCATCCATTCCTGAGAACATACCAAAGTACATGGCAAAAGCGAACATCATGACTTGCATGGTCATCAGGCCAGCGACACCTAACCTGCGCACATAGGATTGCGCT
This region of Pseudoalteromonas spongiae UST010723-006 genomic DNA includes:
- a CDS encoding sulfite exporter TauE/SafE family protein; translation: MTTSHLISALIMGLLGSGHCLAMCGGVASSLTLAVKDKAQIKRYTLLYNLGRVLSYCIAGALAAGISQQFASQSTSFSHALSILSGVFMILVGLYIMRLTFSLNWIESVGKVAIWQHLVKLNKRLLPINTKSKALAYGMLWGWLPCGLVYSALLFAISTQSAVQGAAFMLLFAIGTLPAMVGLAFAAEKFKQILNHTMMRMVFGNIFIFYGLYLLIIALL
- the ccoS gene encoding cbb3-type cytochrome oxidase assembly protein CcoS — its product is MSIIYVLIPIAILLVIVAIGVFFWAVRSEQFNNLDKQAHSILFEDDKEQHNKSNDN
- a CDS encoding heavy metal translocating P-type ATPase, whose amino-acid sequence is MSKNCFHCLEPIPAGISLSITFENDEKPMCCLGCQAVAEAIIDQGMSDYYKYRTDSAGKVQELVPEQIKMFQSYDDEDIQSEFLTKQGDIAEILLSVEGISCAACAWLIEKQLLNLGHVVRVDVNTSTYRAMVKWDQSNLKLSTIIESLARIGYRAYPFQQDHEEQQKRQTAQSYVRRLGVAGLMTMQVMMFAFAMYFGMFSGMDEGFEQYFRWISLVLATPVILYSALPFLTSAIRGLKAKQLNMDLPVSLAIFGAYGASCWATVFETGEVYFESICMFTFLLLLGKYLEFRARLKASEFTANLQKLLPLTARLVNDEEEIIAAKRLKLNDKVMIKAGETIPADGILIDGKTSVDEAMMTGEHAAVAKTVGDQVYAGTVNHDGVISIEVNQIGQDTLINQIVRLQHQALTSRPKIAEITDKVAQWFVACLLVFASITAFSWYHIEPEHAFWVTIAVLVATCPCALSLAIPTALTCAVAKLTQQGVLIKRSHVLETLTKVTDIAFDKTGTLTEGKFTLLDTKLFDDSVSLEQVYALAKTLETYSEHPISKAFTELDVPPVAISDVEIETGKGISAEFQQQTVAIGKANWHCQVADTTHDVFLYLNERVIAGFKLQDKIRDHAADTLSALKANNLQLQVLTGDPSLAGKQLVSSLDIDHVKTGCSPSDKQKEVEQLSHQGKIVAMVGDGVNDSPVFNSAHLSIAMASGADISKNTADVVLLNSELNGISRLFNTAKLTRRVIKQNLAISLCYNGSILPLAAMGMVPPWVAVIGMSASSLIVIGNSLRLLK